Proteins encoded by one window of Orbaceae bacterium BiB:
- a CDS encoding transposase encodes MIKKYDPQFKQEAINLALNSEQTYRQTANDLGINYKTFCNWMYQTMNKPTHQAIKSNKKPDYHELERQNKAMKKELELRKKEIDILKKAAQYFASLK; translated from the coding sequence ATGATTAAAAAATACGATCCCCAATTTAAACAAGAAGCGATCAATTTAGCCCTAAATAGCGAACAAACTTATCGACAAACAGCCAATGATTTAGGTATAAATTACAAAACATTTTGTAATTGGATGTACCAAACGATGAATAAACCAACCCATCAAGCGATAAAATCAAATAAAAAACCAGACTATCACGAACTTGAGCGTCAAAATAAAGCGATGAAAAAAGAGCTTGAGCTACGTAAAAAGGAGATCGATATCCTAAAAAAGGCCGCTCAGTACTTTGCGAGCCTGAAATAG
- the aroA gene encoding 3-phosphoshikimate 1-carboxyvinyltransferase, producing the protein MSDFNNKLTLQPVKLFSGTINLPGSKSVSNRALLLAALSKGTTRLTNLLDSDDVRYMLDALSALGVNFQLSDDRTICDIHGVGGILTSQRPLELYLGNAGTAMRPLTAALCLGNNNIILTGEPRMKERPIKHLVDALRQGGANITYLESEGYPPLHLQGGFIGGKITVDGSVSSQFLTALLMASPLAKQDTEITISGDLVSKPYIDITIKMMATFGVHVDNHHYQKFTIKAGQSYISPKHYLVEGDASSASYFLAAAAIKGGTVRVTGIGKNSLQGDTQFAKVLEAMGAKITMADDYIECSRGELNGIDMDMNHIPDAAMTIATTALFANGSTTIRNIYNWRVKETDRLTAMATELKKVGAEVEEGHDYITITPPKILKHAEIETYNDHRVAMCFSLVALSDTPVTILDPKCTAKTFPTYFTQFAKLSSFK; encoded by the coding sequence ATGTCTGATTTCAATAATAAGCTCACTTTACAACCTGTAAAATTGTTTTCGGGTACAATCAATTTACCCGGGTCTAAGAGCGTGTCTAATCGGGCATTATTATTAGCTGCTTTGTCAAAGGGGACAACACGTTTAACCAATTTACTTGATAGTGATGACGTGCGTTATATGCTCGATGCGTTATCGGCTTTAGGTGTTAATTTTCAATTATCTGATGATCGTACCATCTGTGATATTCATGGTGTTGGTGGAATACTCACAAGTCAACGTCCTTTAGAGTTATATTTAGGTAATGCCGGTACGGCAATGCGTCCTTTGACTGCTGCGCTGTGTTTAGGTAATAATAATATTATTTTAACTGGTGAGCCGAGAATGAAAGAGCGACCAATTAAACATTTGGTCGATGCGCTACGTCAAGGTGGTGCAAATATTACTTATCTGGAAAGTGAGGGATATCCACCTTTACATCTGCAGGGCGGTTTTATTGGTGGAAAAATTACTGTCGATGGTTCAGTATCGAGTCAATTTTTAACGGCACTATTGATGGCTTCGCCATTAGCTAAACAAGATACTGAAATCACAATAAGTGGTGATCTAGTTTCAAAACCTTATATTGATATTACGATTAAAATGATGGCAACATTTGGTGTTCATGTTGATAATCATCATTATCAAAAATTTACTATTAAAGCGGGTCAATCTTATATATCACCAAAGCACTATTTAGTTGAAGGTGATGCATCATCGGCATCATATTTTTTAGCGGCAGCAGCAATTAAAGGTGGCACCGTTAGAGTTACTGGAATTGGTAAAAATAGCCTGCAAGGTGATACTCAGTTTGCTAAAGTTCTTGAAGCAATGGGTGCTAAAATTACTATGGCTGACGACTATATCGAATGTAGCCGTGGTGAGCTTAATGGTATTGATATGGATATGAACCATATCCCAGATGCAGCGATGACTATCGCCACCACAGCGCTGTTTGCGAATGGTTCAACAACTATTCGTAATATTTATAATTGGCGAGTGAAAGAGACCGATCGTTTAACGGCCATGGCAACTGAACTGAAAAAAGTGGGTGCCGAAGTTGAAGAGGGGCACGATTATATTACGATTACGCCACCGAAAATATTAAAACATGCGGAAATAGAAACTTATAATGATCACCGTGTTGCGATGTGTTTTTCATTAGTAGCATTATCCGATACGCCAGTGACTATTTTAGATCCTAAATGTACCGCAAAAACGTTTCCTACTTATTTTACGCAGTTTGCTAAGTTAAGTTCTTTTAAATAA
- a CDS encoding catalase — protein sequence MSDKKTLTSANGAPIADNQNSRTAGPRGPVLLDDYHLVEKLAHFNRENIPERRVHAKGSGAYGTFTVTKDITKYSYASIFAKVGKQTPMFIRFSTVGGERGSSDTARDPRGFAVKFYTDQGNWDIVGNNTPVFFIRDALKFPDFIHTQKRDPKTNLKSAQMMWDFWSLSPESLHQVTILFSDRGIPDGYRHMHGYGSHTYSVINADGQRFWVKWHFRTEQGIKNIHPSKAAELDGSNPDSAQADLFNAINDGNFPKWRLFMQVMTEEQANNHHENPFDVTKVWSQKTFPLIEVGLVELNRNPENYFSEVEQVAMAPSNVVPGVGLSPDKMLQGRIFAYADAQRYRIGTNYQQLPVNAPKCPYHNYQRDGAMRFTSEGAPNYEPNSIDSAPKQQPQYAEPALNLGEVTADRHNHRVDEDYYSQPRALFNLMKPEQKQLLIDNITGSMASVTRDVQIRQLQHFYKVDPAYGEGIAKGLSIDVSLIK from the coding sequence ATGTCCGATAAAAAAACATTAACTAGCGCTAATGGTGCACCTATTGCCGATAATCAAAATTCGAGAACAGCCGGACCTCGTGGTCCCGTGTTATTGGATGATTATCATTTAGTCGAGAAATTAGCTCATTTTAATCGTGAGAATATTCCTGAACGTCGCGTTCATGCGAAAGGATCCGGTGCATATGGGACTTTTACCGTCACTAAAGATATTACCAAGTATTCTTATGCCAGTATTTTTGCAAAAGTAGGCAAACAGACTCCGATGTTTATCCGTTTTTCAACTGTTGGTGGAGAGCGTGGCTCATCGGATACCGCTCGAGATCCACGTGGTTTTGCTGTGAAGTTTTATACAGATCAAGGCAACTGGGATATTGTTGGTAATAATACTCCCGTATTTTTTATTCGTGATGCGCTCAAGTTCCCTGATTTTATTCATACTCAAAAACGTGATCCAAAAACTAACCTTAAAAGTGCGCAAATGATGTGGGATTTTTGGTCATTATCGCCTGAATCATTACATCAAGTGACAATTTTATTTTCTGATCGAGGTATTCCAGATGGTTATCGCCATATGCACGGTTATGGTAGCCACACTTATAGTGTAATTAATGCTGATGGCCAACGTTTTTGGGTGAAATGGCACTTCAGAACGGAACAAGGGATTAAAAATATTCATCCAAGTAAAGCGGCTGAGCTTGATGGCTCAAATCCTGATTCTGCACAAGCAGATCTGTTTAATGCGATTAATGACGGTAACTTCCCTAAATGGCGATTATTCATGCAAGTCATGACAGAGGAACAAGCGAATAATCATCATGAAAATCCTTTTGATGTGACGAAAGTATGGTCGCAAAAAACGTTTCCATTGATTGAAGTTGGTCTTGTCGAGTTGAACCGTAATCCTGAAAATTATTTTTCAGAAGTTGAACAAGTTGCAATGGCACCAAGTAATGTCGTTCCTGGTGTTGGATTATCACCAGATAAAATGTTACAAGGTCGTATCTTTGCTTATGCCGATGCGCAGCGCTACCGTATCGGGACTAACTACCAACAACTTCCAGTTAATGCACCAAAATGCCCTTACCATAATTATCAACGTGATGGAGCAATGCGTTTTACTAGCGAAGGGGCGCCAAATTATGAGCCAAATAGTATTGATAGCGCACCAAAACAGCAGCCTCAATATGCGGAGCCAGCTCTAAATTTGGGTGAGGTTACTGCTGACCGTCATAATCATCGTGTCGACGAAGATTATTATTCTCAACCTAGAGCATTGTTTAATTTGATGAAACCTGAACAGAAACAGTTATTAATTGATAATATAACAGGATCTATGGCATCAGTAACTCGTGATGTACAAATTAGACAACTACAACATTTTTATAAAGTTGATCCTGCTTATGGTGAAGGTATTGCTAAAGGCTTATCGATTGATGTTAGCTTAATTAAGTAA
- the clcA gene encoding H(+)/Cl(-) exchange transporter ClcA, producing the protein MNNTEYAKLKKRAIFLRKIQAMQERAPFIALFFAAIIGMLTGVVGVAFQYAVNWISNARTSFSLTLFSSFYLNIIVSVILSALMATFAYFIVKRYAPESGGSGIPEIEGALENKRPVRWKRVLPVKFVSGLGALGSGMILGREGPTVQIGGNIGKMMFDIFRLKKEDYKHAFISTGAAAGITVAFNAPLAGIIFIIEEMRAQFRFSATSIKAVGVGVIMSCLMYQILMSPNPLFNIGTFHAAPIKSLWIYVVFGIILGIAGVLFNQSILISQTYFQKFYAKGKYYFIFTGTAIGALFGILTLVMPEIANSGFGFVPPAVSGHYLFNTLCYIFILRFILTVMCFSSGAPGGIFSPTLALGTACGVIFAMVMQNLLPEYQIELGACAIIGMTGLFASTIKAPLTGIVLVIEMTNNYQLIIPMIITCIASTFVSQLFRGQPLYTAILARTLKKQQNS; encoded by the coding sequence ATGAATAACACCGAATATGCTAAGTTAAAAAAGAGAGCTATTTTTTTACGAAAAATTCAAGCTATGCAAGAACGAGCCCCGTTTATTGCGTTATTTTTTGCTGCAATTATAGGTATGTTAACTGGCGTTGTTGGTGTTGCATTCCAATATGCTGTCAACTGGATTTCCAATGCCCGTACTAGTTTTAGTTTAACTCTTTTCTCTTCTTTTTATTTAAATATTATCGTATCGGTAATTTTATCAGCCTTAATGGCCACCTTTGCCTATTTTATCGTTAAACGTTATGCGCCTGAGTCTGGAGGTTCTGGTATTCCAGAAATAGAAGGGGCTTTAGAAAATAAACGCCCAGTTCGTTGGAAACGTGTCCTACCCGTTAAATTCGTCAGTGGCTTAGGCGCACTGGGATCTGGCATGATACTTGGTCGAGAAGGTCCAACCGTACAAATCGGTGGTAATATTGGTAAAATGATGTTTGATATTTTTCGGCTGAAAAAAGAAGATTACAAACATGCATTCATTTCGACAGGGGCTGCAGCCGGAATTACCGTTGCTTTTAATGCACCTTTAGCCGGTATTATTTTCATCATTGAAGAGATGAGAGCACAATTTCGTTTCAGCGCAACATCAATTAAAGCAGTTGGTGTTGGTGTTATAATGTCCTGCCTGATGTATCAAATATTGATGAGTCCTAATCCGCTATTCAATATTGGTACCTTTCATGCAGCACCGATAAAATCATTATGGATTTATGTCGTGTTTGGCATCATTCTAGGTATAGCTGGCGTTCTATTTAACCAAAGCATTTTAATTAGCCAAACTTACTTCCAAAAATTCTATGCTAAAGGTAAATATTATTTTATCTTTACTGGTACAGCTATTGGTGCACTATTCGGTATATTAACACTGGTCATGCCAGAAATAGCGAACAGCGGTTTTGGATTTGTCCCGCCTGCTGTTTCAGGCCATTATCTCTTTAATACCTTATGTTATATATTCATTTTGCGCTTTATTTTAACCGTAATGTGTTTTAGTTCAGGCGCCCCTGGGGGAATTTTTTCACCAACACTCGCTTTAGGTACAGCATGTGGTGTCATTTTTGCAATGGTAATGCAAAATTTACTTCCTGAATATCAAATTGAACTTGGTGCCTGTGCGATTATTGGCATGACAGGCTTATTTGCATCAACAATCAAAGCACCCTTAACGGGAATCGTATTAGTTATTGAAATGACAAATAACTATCAATTGATTATTCCTATGATTATTACGTGTATTGCTTCGACCTTTGTATCACAACTATTTCGTGGTCAACCACTTTATACAGCTATATTAGCAAGAACACTAAAAAAACAACAAAACTCATAA
- a CDS encoding YafY family protein, which yields MRRADRLFQIIQFLRTRQLTTASWLAEKLEVSERTIYRDMQDLISSGVPIDSEAGIGYILHKDYDLPPIMFDMDELTSLVIGAHMAISLGGKTQINAEKALSKLHSAMPHKQQRQIEKIQIYTPSFERIQYGTMIDSLNQAICQKIIVTVDYQKPQDNSSQQRSIYPLGIFFWGDKWTMVGRCLLRDKFRHFRLDRIKHYQLTDQCFTLNQEQTLQKFFSQIISV from the coding sequence ATGCGCAGAGCCGATCGACTTTTTCAAATTATTCAGTTTTTACGGACACGTCAATTAACCACAGCGAGTTGGTTAGCCGAAAAATTAGAAGTTTCAGAACGTACTATTTATCGTGATATGCAGGATTTAATCAGTTCTGGCGTACCTATTGATAGCGAAGCCGGTATTGGTTATATACTACATAAAGATTATGATTTACCACCAATAATGTTTGATATGGATGAGTTAACAAGTTTAGTCATTGGTGCTCATATGGCCATATCTTTGGGAGGAAAGACCCAAATCAATGCTGAAAAAGCATTATCTAAATTACATAGTGCTATGCCACATAAACAACAGCGTCAAATAGAAAAAATTCAAATATATACGCCAAGTTTTGAAAGAATACAATATGGCACCATGATCGACTCACTCAACCAAGCGATATGTCAAAAAATCATCGTTACTGTCGACTATCAAAAACCACAAGATAACAGCTCACAACAAAGATCCATTTATCCTCTTGGTATCTTTTTTTGGGGAGATAAATGGACCATGGTCGGTCGGTGTTTACTGAGAGATAAGTTCCGCCACTTCCGATTAGATCGAATAAAACATTATCAGTTAACAGATCAATGTTTTACCTTAAACCAAGAACAGACCTTGCAAAAATTTTTTTCACAGATAATATCTGTGTAA
- a CDS encoding helix-turn-helix domain-containing protein, giving the protein MINSTIDYFSIGLRLKAYRIAASLKAEDVAKNLKISRAAVYRLEKGEIVKIETLDRLASLLNTSVSSLLGVDTEYYSSGDGFFERMRQLEEKSTKIYSHFDPFSFLLTSDDYLHHLSTMLAEANMPQDVKKINSTLAILKERKGNFCTSYPQFMNLIGLQNIERFLHLGLVGNLNISPSKKMERCLLARKEVAHLIELLETQNHNLEIAITEESIPSLTFQLFYQKQEPLALAMSPFRLGELPNVCTGIASITASSEAIKQYQNLFDNLWKNSAKNKQAIDLLKKTLERY; this is encoded by the coding sequence ATGATTAATTCTACTATTGATTATTTTTCAATAGGACTGCGTCTAAAAGCGTATCGAATTGCCGCTTCTCTAAAAGCCGAAGATGTTGCTAAAAATTTAAAAATTTCTCGTGCAGCTGTTTACCGATTAGAAAAAGGCGAGATAGTAAAAATTGAGACACTCGATCGTTTAGCTTCGTTATTAAATACTTCAGTGAGTAGTTTGCTTGGTGTTGATACAGAATATTATTCTAGCGGCGATGGCTTTTTTGAACGTATGCGTCAATTAGAAGAAAAATCGACAAAAATTTATTCACACTTTGATCCTTTTTCATTTTTACTTACCTCTGATGACTATTTACACCATTTATCAACGATGCTTGCAGAAGCTAATATGCCGCAAGATGTGAAAAAGATAAATAGTACGCTAGCTATTCTTAAAGAACGTAAAGGTAATTTCTGTACGAGTTATCCTCAGTTTATGAATTTAATTGGATTACAAAATATTGAACGTTTTTTGCATCTAGGTTTAGTGGGTAATTTAAATATTTCACCTAGTAAAAAAATGGAGCGCTGTTTGTTAGCTCGTAAAGAAGTTGCACATTTGATCGAACTTCTTGAAACACAAAATCATAATCTTGAAATTGCTATTACAGAAGAGAGTATTCCTTCCCTAACATTCCAGCTATTTTATCAAAAACAAGAACCATTGGCGTTGGCGATGAGTCCATTTAGATTGGGAGAGTTACCCAATGTTTGTACGGGGATCGCCTCTATTACAGCCTCAAGTGAGGCAATTAAGCAATATCAAAATTTATTTGATAACTTATGGAAAAATAGTGCTAAAAATAAACAAGCAATTGATTTGTTAAAGAAAACACTAGAACGCTATTAA
- the argE gene encoding acetylornithine deacetylase, protein MTLPSFIQIYNELIAIPTISSVTNEKLDYSNKELIEKLANWFEGLGFNISIVPVPNTRNKFNLLATYSNDSNITQGGLLLSGHSDTVPFDDGLWTKNPFKITEQDNKWYGLGTADMKGFFAFILDSLRDIDLKTLKKPLHILATADEEITMAGAAYFAQNAKLQPDCTIIGEPTSLIPIRAHKGFTANVIRVIGKSGHSSDPEKGINAIEIMHLVITQLLQLKQKLKEEYNNDGFAVPYPSMNLGMIKGGDSANRICGCCELLLDIRVLPEMDANSLYEIVCNALKPVMERYPNRVIVENEVDPISGYECKKESPALIEVEKLLGKAAETVNYSTEAPFLNQISPTIVLGPGSIEQAHQPDEFVSMEYLKPTKAAIQGLIKRFCI, encoded by the coding sequence ATGACTTTACCTTCTTTTATCCAAATTTATAATGAGCTCATCGCGATTCCAACAATCAGTAGCGTAACTAATGAAAAATTAGATTATTCAAATAAAGAACTGATTGAAAAATTAGCTAATTGGTTTGAGGGACTTGGATTTAACATTAGTATTGTTCCAGTACCCAATACACGTAATAAATTCAATTTATTAGCGACATACAGTAACGATAGCAATATTACACAAGGCGGATTATTATTAAGTGGTCACTCTGATACAGTTCCTTTTGATGACGGTTTATGGACTAAAAATCCATTCAAAATTACAGAGCAAGATAATAAATGGTATGGTCTTGGCACGGCTGATATGAAAGGTTTCTTTGCTTTTATTCTAGATTCTTTACGTGATATTGATTTAAAAACGTTAAAAAAACCATTACATATTTTAGCTACTGCAGATGAAGAGATTACCATGGCTGGAGCGGCTTATTTTGCTCAAAATGCCAAACTCCAACCAGATTGTACGATCATTGGTGAACCGACTTCGCTCATTCCAATTCGAGCACATAAAGGATTTACTGCGAATGTGATTCGAGTTATTGGTAAATCGGGTCATTCAAGCGATCCTGAAAAAGGAATTAACGCGATTGAAATAATGCATTTAGTCATTACCCAATTGCTACAGTTAAAACAGAAATTGAAAGAAGAATATAATAATGATGGCTTTGCAGTCCCCTACCCAAGTATGAATTTAGGTATGATAAAAGGTGGTGACTCAGCCAATAGGATTTGTGGTTGCTGTGAATTACTGTTAGACATTCGAGTTTTACCAGAAATGGATGCTAATTCACTATATGAGATCGTTTGTAATGCGCTTAAACCCGTTATGGAGCGTTATCCAAATCGAGTGATTGTTGAAAATGAAGTGGATCCAATTAGTGGTTATGAGTGTAAAAAAGAGTCACCCGCACTCATTGAGGTTGAAAAACTACTAGGTAAAGCGGCTGAAACGGTTAATTATAGTACCGAAGCACCATTTTTAAATCAGATATCGCCTACCATCGTATTAGGGCCAGGCTCAATTGAGCAAGCCCATCAACCTGATGAGTTTGTCTCAATGGAATACTTAAAACCGACTAAAGCGGCAATTCAAGGATTAATTAAACGATTTTGTATCTAA
- a CDS encoding VOC family protein: MKFTTPLAWFEIVTQDFDRAISFYQSAFNIEFTRCDNEHMKMAIFPYEKEQVGGALVYSPCYKDHKPGASTTIIYLNTASVTKQLEIINNLGAKTIFPITSIGENGYIAGFEDSEGNQVGLWSQNP, translated from the coding sequence ATGAAATTTACTACCCCATTAGCTTGGTTTGAAATTGTCACACAAGATTTTGATCGTGCAATTAGTTTTTATCAATCAGCATTCAATATTGAGTTTACTCGTTGTGATAACGAGCATATGAAAATGGCTATTTTCCCCTATGAGAAGGAACAAGTAGGTGGAGCGCTAGTTTATAGTCCATGTTATAAAGATCATAAACCTGGCGCCAGTACAACGATTATTTATCTTAATACGGCATCAGTCACTAAACAGCTCGAAATAATTAATAATCTTGGTGCCAAAACTATTTTTCCAATCACTAGTATTGGTGAAAATGGTTATATCGCTGGTTTTGAAGATAGTGAAGGTAACCAAGTAGGATTATGGTCACAAAACCCTTAA
- a CDS encoding cysteine hydrolase family protein: MENTALLIIDVQQGLFGPTPMPYNALTVVNNINILIAKARTKNIPIIFIQHEDAQELRYLSDNWQLYSLINASSNDYVVRKTTPDSFNHTELSKIMQKLNITHCVICGYATEFCIDTSTRQAAVLNYAVTLVNDAHTTHDKNHLDAAKIIQHHTISLSSMTSFSVPIIAKPTQDIEF, from the coding sequence ATGGAAAACACCGCATTACTCATTATTGATGTTCAACAGGGGCTATTTGGCCCCACTCCAATGCCCTATAATGCATTAACAGTAGTGAATAATATTAATATCCTAATTGCTAAGGCTAGAACTAAAAATATTCCCATCATTTTTATTCAACATGAAGATGCACAGGAATTACGCTATTTATCGGATAATTGGCAACTCTATTCACTCATCAACGCTTCATCTAATGATTATGTTGTCCGCAAAACAACGCCAGACTCTTTTAATCATACTGAGTTATCAAAAATAATGCAAAAATTGAATATAACTCATTGCGTAATTTGTGGATACGCGACTGAATTTTGTATTGATACTTCTACCAGACAAGCCGCTGTATTAAACTATGCAGTAACACTAGTTAATGATGCGCATACTACGCATGATAAAAACCATTTAGACGCAGCAAAAATAATCCAGCATCACACAATATCACTGAGTAGCATGACAAGTTTTAGTGTACCTATTATAGCTAAGCCCACTCAAGACATTGAGTTTTAA
- a CDS encoding DUF4156 domain-containing protein, whose translation MSMKKTLLVVAVAATAILLNGCSSSKYQLTQAGQHVQFVDLKPTDNCQYVGKAEGRRSTFFSGNKTHSELIREAAVDLLNNAAAMGGNTIYDAQDVTMKYVSDLAPTDAVMEGQVYNCSTK comes from the coding sequence ATGTCAATGAAAAAAACACTTTTAGTCGTTGCAGTAGCTGCAACTGCAATACTACTTAATGGCTGTAGTTCATCTAAGTACCAACTAACTCAAGCAGGACAACATGTTCAATTTGTTGACTTAAAACCTACCGACAATTGTCAATATGTTGGTAAAGCAGAGGGCCGTCGTAGTACCTTTTTCTCTGGGAATAAAACCCATAGCGAATTAATCAGAGAAGCAGCCGTTGACCTATTAAATAATGCAGCTGCAATGGGCGGTAATACTATTTATGATGCTCAAGATGTCACAATGAAATACGTGTCAGATCTAGCGCCTACTGATGCAGTAATGGAAGGACAAGTTTATAACTGCTCAACAAAATAA
- a CDS encoding extracellular solute-binding protein yields MSTIKDIAEMAGVSYGTVSNVLNGRGNVSAKKIKLVEEATQKLGYQLNLQAKILKEGFAKTVSVILPNINSEQYYSLYDGLFNELSEQGYELSLYLTHDAKERELQFIQKIATKRDSAVIVVSCLASAESYYQTVKTDKSKIIFVYRRPDFAEQFVSLNFVQAGHDIADAIMAKSHHRIGLFSNATTNANSHSLKEGLLQRFKQAQYDVELYHVESVPSDRNYNLAFSFFNRPNIQFDAIITSDIDRAHYIRNANYFGSQSSCPPIYTLANDNFFYEDNFYQYHMNYGMLSKKIVSTILGEVDTYNIIKNKGFLFFSDNHFLPKNTEHKQSINFLILPSPSTEAVRKLLPHFKKQTGIDVNLIVKSFDEIYHIFNQLDEHADIDIVRIDMASLPWFAPSILKPLSALQLDLPQLLSHYSPQVTERFTYINQIAYGIPFDPSIQMLFYRRDLFEDPLIKRLYFEKYRQNLDIPVNFAQFAQINEFFDQRRNPDSPIQFGSTITLGNSEIIASEFLLRYYANGGTLVNGLSVALNEKIAVNTLNQLKIFMQSANNLDATWWQRSVEEFEQGNSAMLIVYMNLFSYLSTKNILPLIGYSSVPGNMPLFGGGSLAMSRYSQKIEEVSAFFNWIFSPEISEQVALLGGAVAQDSIFQNQKIISNYPWVDVSHKNYLYGIRENQLSNGQAINLRKIESIIGQYIDLWLKSNSSCEEMITMLNEQLQQESYLL; encoded by the coding sequence ATGTCCACGATAAAAGATATCGCTGAAATGGCGGGCGTTTCTTATGGTACGGTTTCTAACGTACTTAATGGTCGTGGTAATGTTAGCGCTAAAAAAATTAAACTGGTTGAAGAGGCAACACAAAAACTCGGCTACCAGCTTAATTTGCAAGCTAAAATTTTAAAAGAGGGTTTTGCTAAAACGGTTTCGGTTATATTACCTAATATTAATTCAGAGCAGTATTACAGTCTGTATGATGGTCTATTTAATGAATTAAGTGAACAAGGTTATGAATTATCGCTATATTTAACTCATGATGCTAAAGAACGAGAGTTACAATTTATTCAAAAAATAGCAACTAAACGTGATTCCGCTGTGATTGTTGTCTCTTGTTTAGCTAGCGCGGAAAGTTATTATCAGACGGTTAAAACCGATAAAAGTAAAATTATTTTTGTATATCGTAGACCTGATTTTGCTGAACAGTTCGTTTCACTAAACTTTGTACAAGCTGGTCATGACATTGCCGATGCTATTATGGCTAAGTCTCATCATCGAATTGGCTTATTTAGTAATGCAACGACCAATGCTAACTCTCATTCTTTAAAAGAGGGGCTATTACAGCGTTTTAAACAGGCTCAATATGATGTTGAATTATATCATGTTGAGTCAGTACCATCCGATAGAAATTATAATTTAGCTTTTTCTTTTTTTAATCGTCCAAATATTCAGTTTGATGCCATTATTACTAGCGATATTGATCGCGCACATTACATCCGTAATGCAAACTACTTTGGCAGCCAGTCTTCTTGTCCTCCGATTTATACCTTAGCGAATGATAATTTTTTTTATGAAGATAATTTTTATCAATATCATATGAATTACGGTATGCTAAGTAAAAAAATTGTTAGTACGATTCTTGGTGAAGTCGATACATATAATATTATTAAGAATAAAGGTTTTCTATTTTTCTCTGATAATCATTTTTTACCTAAAAATACGGAACACAAACAGAGTATTAACTTTTTAATTTTACCGAGCCCATCAACTGAGGCAGTGAGAAAGCTACTACCACATTTTAAAAAACAGACCGGCATTGATGTTAATTTGATTGTTAAATCATTTGATGAGATTTACCATATTTTCAATCAATTAGATGAGCACGCTGATATTGATATTGTTCGAATTGATATGGCAAGTTTGCCGTGGTTCGCTCCCTCTATTTTAAAGCCATTATCAGCTCTGCAACTCGATCTACCACAATTATTGTCTCATTATTCACCACAAGTGACTGAGCGTTTTACCTATATTAATCAAATCGCTTACGGTATTCCGTTTGATCCTAGTATTCAAATGCTGTTTTATCGTCGGGATCTATTCGAAGATCCGCTCATCAAACGGTTATATTTTGAAAAATATCGACAAAATTTAGATATACCGGTTAATTTTGCTCAGTTTGCTCAGATCAATGAGTTTTTTGATCAACGACGTAATCCTGATTCACCTATTCAATTTGGTAGTACAATAACGTTAGGTAATAGCGAAATCATCGCATCTGAGTTTTTGTTACGCTATTATGCGAATGGTGGAACTTTAGTTAATGGTTTATCGGTTGCGTTAAATGAAAAAATTGCAGTTAATACGCTTAATCAATTAAAGATATTTATGCAGTCGGCAAATAATTTAGACGCGACTTGGTGGCAGCGCTCAGTTGAAGAATTTGAGCAAGGTAATTCAGCGATGTTAATCGTATATATGAACCTATTCTCTTATTTATCTACCAAAAATATTTTACCTCTTATTGGTTATAGTTCCGTCCCTGGTAATATGCCACTATTTGGGGGAGGATCTTTAGCGATGTCCCGTTACAGTCAGAAGATTGAAGAGGTGAGTGCCTTTTTCAATTGGATTTTTTCACCTGAAATTAGTGAACAAGTTGCATTACTGGGTGGTGCTGTTGCACAGGATAGTATTTTCCAAAATCAAAAAATTATTAGTAATTATCCATGGGTTGATGTCTCACATAAAAATTATTTGTATGGTATTCGCGAGAATCAGTTGAGTAATGGCCAAGCAATTAATTTACGAAAAATAGAGAGTATTATTGGTCAATATATTGATTTATGGCTAAAATCAAACAGTAGTTGTGAAGAAATGATTACAATGCTTAATGAACAGTTACAGCAAGAGTCTTATCTGTTGTGA